One window of Mesorhizobium loti R88b genomic DNA carries:
- the dgcA gene encoding N-acetyl-D-Glu racemase DgcA, which produces MARVISVEAERFPIAGTFTISRGSKTEAEIITCTISQDGHSGRGECVPYKRYGETMDGVRAAIEAMRERIGGGIDRTALLDAMPAGAARNAVDCALWDLEAKISGTPVANAIWPASLQQLETAYTLSLGEPEAMAAQARANASRPLLKVKIGGDNDVARIQAVRQAAPRSRIILDANEGWTDDNIVANLAFAAQQGIALVEQPLPAGQDEILRHIGHPVPICADESVHEAKNLETLVGLYDAVNIKLDKSGGLTAALVLRDRARELGFGIMVGCMVGTSLAMAPAVLLAQDADFVDLDGPLLLARDRVPGLVYQGSLVSPPDRALWG; this is translated from the coding sequence ATGGCGCGTGTCATTTCGGTTGAGGCCGAGCGTTTTCCGATCGCCGGCACCTTCACCATTTCGCGCGGTTCCAAGACCGAGGCCGAAATCATCACCTGTACGATCAGCCAGGATGGTCATAGCGGGCGCGGCGAATGCGTTCCCTATAAACGCTACGGCGAGACCATGGACGGCGTGCGTGCCGCGATAGAGGCCATGCGCGAGCGGATCGGCGGTGGCATCGACCGGACAGCCCTGCTCGACGCCATGCCGGCGGGAGCTGCCCGGAACGCCGTTGACTGTGCGCTGTGGGACCTTGAAGCCAAGATCAGTGGCACCCCGGTGGCGAACGCAATCTGGCCGGCTTCTCTTCAACAACTCGAAACCGCCTACACATTGTCGCTGGGCGAACCCGAAGCGATGGCGGCACAGGCCCGCGCCAACGCCAGCCGGCCGTTGCTGAAGGTCAAGATCGGCGGCGACAACGACGTCGCCCGCATCCAGGCTGTCAGACAGGCGGCACCCCGGAGCCGAATCATCCTTGATGCCAATGAGGGCTGGACAGACGACAACATCGTCGCAAACCTCGCTTTTGCCGCGCAGCAAGGCATTGCGCTCGTCGAACAGCCCCTGCCCGCGGGCCAAGACGAAATCCTGCGCCACATCGGGCATCCGGTGCCGATCTGTGCCGACGAAAGCGTTCATGAGGCGAAGAACCTGGAAACGCTGGTTGGTCTCTATGACGCCGTCAACATCAAGCTCGACAAGTCGGGCGGACTGACGGCGGCGCTCGTGCTGCGCGACCGCGCCCGCGAACTGGGTTTTGGAATCATGGTCGGCTGCATGGTCGGCACGTCGCTGGCGATGGCGCCGGCGGTCCTGCTCGCCCAGGACGCCGATTTCGTCGACCTTGACGGCCCGCTGCTGCTTGCCCGCGACCGTGTGCCGGGTCTCGTCTACCAGGGTTCGCTCGTCTCACCCCCGGACCGGGCGCTTTGGGGCTGA
- a CDS encoding outer membrane protein yields MKGLLLASALLSLISGQALAADAIGAEPATVHDWSGVYVGGQIGYGFGKTDAAYNLPNTPTIRGSQDYDTDGFLGGLQVGYNYQINAAVLGVEADFSGADIKGHSDEIHVGGGDTYDTKVDWYGTLRARAGYAFDRTLIYGTGGLAYGSVENQYLDGPLNSFSEKNTKVGWTIGAGLEQAITDQWSAKVEYQYVDLRDQTIDYGANSSTTFDNTFNTVKIGMNYKF; encoded by the coding sequence ATGAAGGGCCTGTTGCTAGCATCCGCATTGCTGTCCCTGATCAGCGGACAAGCTCTGGCTGCGGACGCCATCGGTGCCGAGCCCGCAACCGTCCATGACTGGTCCGGCGTCTATGTCGGCGGGCAAATCGGCTATGGTTTCGGAAAGACCGACGCGGCTTACAATTTGCCGAACACCCCAACAATCCGAGGCTCACAGGACTACGATACCGACGGTTTCCTGGGCGGCTTGCAGGTCGGCTACAACTACCAGATCAACGCCGCTGTTCTCGGCGTCGAAGCCGATTTTTCCGGAGCCGACATCAAGGGACACTCCGACGAGATACATGTCGGCGGAGGCGATACTTACGACACCAAGGTGGACTGGTATGGAACGCTTCGCGCCAGGGCAGGCTACGCGTTCGATCGTACCTTGATCTATGGCACCGGTGGCCTCGCTTACGGAAGCGTCGAAAACCAGTATCTCGACGGTCCCCTCAACAGCTTTTCCGAGAAGAACACCAAGGTCGGCTGGACCATTGGCGCGGGACTGGAGCAAGCGATCACGGACCAATGGTCGGCAAAGGTCGAATATCAATATGTCGACCTGCGCGACCAGACCATCGACTATGGCGCCAACTCCAGCACCACCTTCGACAACACGTTCAATACGGTCAAGATCGGCATGAACTACAAGTTCTGA
- a CDS encoding DUF2865 domain-containing protein, producing MTSGGLKRAHAAMLLGLLLSGATISEPQAASRACRQLETDLAAASRGGGGGPAMIRKYDAAIDRQREQISKARGQANSSGCGFSLFSRNINQCAGLNATLDRMNANLDSLQAKRAQIAGGGSRRDRGRILAALDANGCRDDTAAPRRAPLEEADRGDDGNANLFDQLFGNGSQQSDTLDQPDDPGEERDVRRVLNQPGIPDFPSTGGEFHTSCVRTCDGYFFPMSNAASVSDFERDQKNCESSCPGTEMQVFYSRGMDDDSASMTSSVTGRPYSELPTAYLYKQSNMPRPPACGCNAATQNFQIIGGNPPNPSQSQPETEAAPLIPVPASKPDPGADPETLANMEGRLDREAIKRLSAKPVTSPVSALPPEQRKVRVVGPTFLPDPSAAINLQAPAPKAVQ from the coding sequence ATGACAAGCGGAGGGTTGAAGCGGGCGCATGCTGCCATGCTGCTTGGCCTGCTGCTGTCCGGCGCCACCATCAGCGAACCACAGGCCGCCTCGCGAGCCTGCCGCCAGTTGGAGACCGATCTTGCCGCCGCCTCGCGCGGCGGTGGCGGTGGTCCGGCAATGATCCGGAAATACGATGCCGCGATCGACCGGCAGCGCGAACAGATCTCAAAGGCGCGCGGCCAGGCGAATAGCTCCGGTTGCGGGTTTTCGCTGTTTTCGCGCAACATCAATCAATGCGCCGGGCTCAACGCCACCCTGGACCGCATGAACGCCAATCTCGACAGTCTGCAGGCCAAGCGTGCCCAGATCGCCGGCGGCGGCTCACGCCGCGACCGTGGCCGCATCCTGGCTGCGCTCGACGCCAATGGCTGCCGTGACGACACAGCCGCGCCGCGCCGCGCACCGCTGGAGGAAGCGGACCGCGGAGACGACGGCAACGCAAACCTCTTCGACCAGCTTTTCGGTAATGGCAGCCAGCAAAGCGACACGCTTGACCAGCCAGATGACCCCGGCGAGGAACGCGACGTCCGCCGTGTCCTGAACCAGCCCGGCATTCCGGACTTTCCGAGCACTGGCGGCGAGTTCCACACCAGTTGCGTGCGCACCTGCGACGGCTATTTCTTCCCCATGTCGAACGCCGCCTCCGTCAGCGACTTCGAACGCGACCAGAAGAATTGCGAATCGAGCTGCCCCGGCACTGAGATGCAGGTCTTCTATTCGCGCGGGATGGACGACGATTCGGCATCGATGACGTCGTCCGTCACCGGCAGGCCCTACAGCGAATTGCCGACCGCCTATCTCTACAAGCAGTCCAACATGCCGCGACCGCCGGCCTGCGGCTGCAACGCCGCCACACAGAATTTCCAGATCATTGGCGGCAACCCGCCAAATCCGTCGCAATCGCAGCCCGAAACCGAGGCAGCGCCACTTATTCCCGTGCCGGCCTCGAAGCCCGATCCCGGCGCGGACCCGGAAACCCTGGCCAATATGGAAGGCCGGCTCGACCGCGAGGCCATCAAGCGGCTGTCCGCCAAGCCGGTCACGTCGCCCGTGTCCGCCTTGCCGCCGGAGCAGCGCAAGGTCAGGGTCGTCGGGCCAACGTTCCTTCCCGACCCATCAGCGGCAATAAATCTGCAAGCTCCGGCCCCGAAGGCAGTCCAGTAA
- a CDS encoding UDP-2,3-diacylglucosamine diphosphatase, whose product MSGQEPRTFRSMFISDVHLGSKAAKAEFLIDFLRYHDADIIYLVGDIVDGWRLRRSWHWPQSHNDVVQKLLRKARKGANITYIAGNHDEFARQFQGVHFGGIVVADRAIHETADGKRMLVIHGDQFDTVVHNQRWLAYLGDHAYDAAMIVNRVVTRLRQLLGLPYWSFSSWAKVKVKKAVNFIGSFQTVLTEEARRSHVDGVICGHIHHAAIENFDDVRYINTGDWVESCTAVVEHFDGRMEILTWAQVLPESLDEPFIPMLIEDRVGQAA is encoded by the coding sequence ATGTCAGGCCAAGAGCCCCGCACTTTCCGCAGCATGTTCATTTCCGACGTCCATCTCGGCTCGAAGGCGGCCAAGGCCGAGTTCCTGATCGATTTCCTGCGGTACCACGACGCCGACATCATCTATCTGGTCGGTGACATCGTCGATGGCTGGCGGTTGCGGCGCAGCTGGCACTGGCCGCAAAGCCACAATGACGTGGTGCAGAAATTGCTGCGCAAGGCACGCAAGGGCGCCAACATCACCTATATCGCCGGCAACCATGACGAGTTCGCGCGCCAATTCCAGGGCGTGCATTTCGGCGGCATCGTCGTTGCCGACCGCGCCATCCATGAAACAGCCGACGGTAAGCGCATGCTCGTCATCCATGGCGACCAGTTCGACACTGTCGTCCACAATCAGCGCTGGCTCGCTTATCTCGGTGATCATGCCTATGACGCGGCGATGATCGTCAACCGCGTGGTGACGCGGCTGCGCCAATTGCTCGGCCTGCCTTACTGGTCGTTCTCATCCTGGGCCAAGGTCAAGGTCAAGAAGGCGGTCAACTTCATTGGCTCGTTCCAGACCGTGTTGACCGAGGAGGCCCGTCGCTCGCATGTCGACGGCGTGATCTGCGGCCATATCCACCATGCCGCGATCGAGAATTTCGATGACGTGCGCTACATCAACACCGGCGACTGGGTGGAAAGCTGCACCGCCGTGGTCGAGCACTTTGATGGCCGGATGGAAATCCTGACCTGGGCGCAGGTGCTGCCTGAGTCGCTGGACGAGCCTTTCATCCCGATGCTCATCGAAGATCGCGTGGGGCAGGCGGCCTGA
- a CDS encoding SDR family oxidoreductase translates to MDLGIRGKKAIVCASSKGLGKGCAIALAEAGCDVVVNGRNAELVAKTAAELRQRYGVTVTEVVGDVSRPEVQKALLAACPEPDILVNNNGGPPLRDFRELDRTKILEGVTQNMVTPIELVQAVLDGMAKRGFGRIVNITSLSVYVPIPGLDLSSGARAGLTSFLAGVARTVIDRNVTINSLLPGKLDTDRLRGPHEAGTSEDPAAAAARKTRISADVPAKRLGTPEEFGQICAFLCSVHAGYLTGQNIPVDGGLYVSAF, encoded by the coding sequence ATGGATCTCGGTATCCGCGGAAAGAAAGCCATCGTCTGCGCTTCGAGCAAGGGGCTTGGAAAAGGCTGCGCCATCGCGCTGGCCGAGGCCGGTTGCGATGTCGTCGTCAACGGTCGCAATGCCGAACTGGTCGCCAAAACCGCGGCGGAGCTGCGCCAGCGCTACGGCGTGACGGTCACGGAAGTCGTCGGCGACGTTTCAAGGCCGGAAGTGCAGAAGGCGCTGCTCGCCGCCTGTCCTGAACCCGATATCCTGGTCAACAACAATGGCGGCCCGCCGCTGCGCGATTTCCGCGAACTGGATCGCACCAAGATCCTTGAAGGCGTCACCCAGAACATGGTGACGCCGATCGAGCTGGTGCAGGCCGTCCTCGACGGCATGGCCAAGCGCGGCTTCGGCCGCATCGTCAACATCACCTCGCTGTCGGTCTATGTTCCCATCCCTGGTCTCGACCTGTCGTCGGGTGCGCGCGCCGGACTGACCTCGTTCCTCGCCGGCGTGGCGCGAACGGTGATTGACCGCAACGTGACGATCAACAGCCTTCTGCCGGGCAAGCTCGACACCGACCGGCTGCGTGGCCCGCATGAGGCGGGCACGTCAGAAGATCCGGCTGCGGCCGCCGCGCGCAAGACCCGCATCAGTGCCGATGTGCCGGCCAAGCGGCTCGGTACGCCGGAGGAATTCGGCCAGATCTGCGCCTTCCTCTGTTCAGTCCATGCCGGCTATCTGACCGGGCAGAACATACCGGTCGACGGCGGTCTCTACGTCAGTGCTTTCTGA
- a CDS encoding MFS transporter yields the protein MSLPPLSPEQLVKPRHFELRMSLIFGTLFISLGTHLPYFPLWLQAKGFHAEQIAVILAAPMFLRVVATPLLTTLADRASDRANVYVALVAASLLLSAGYFLTPTYAMVLAVSLALTIVWTPQSPIADSLALSGVRRFGSNYASMRKWGSICYLCANVAGGFILAATGPQAVPVIIFLALGAALIAGLLAPRMGRPRKASPLSATEIQHAAPSLFNAYFLYFTFGVGTITASHAFLYGFVSIYWKSIGISDSVVGLLWAWGVVSEVCMFLFFNRIFASVSVVKVMVIAGIGSIVRWIIFPLIWPLGLGIAGFFAVQSLHSVSVAMVLIGLQRMIAETVSEERTGAAQGIAYFFNGFFMAAVTLASGPLYDRLGVDGFLVMIPIAIVGLVLIGLAARSAPKRPVRG from the coding sequence ATGTCCCTGCCGCCGCTTTCGCCAGAACAGCTCGTCAAGCCGCGCCATTTCGAACTGCGCATGAGTCTGATTTTCGGCACGCTGTTCATATCGCTCGGCACGCATCTGCCCTATTTCCCGCTCTGGCTGCAGGCCAAGGGGTTTCACGCCGAGCAGATCGCGGTCATCCTGGCGGCGCCGATGTTCCTGCGCGTCGTGGCGACGCCGCTGCTGACGACGCTCGCCGATCGGGCGAGTGACCGCGCCAATGTCTATGTCGCGCTGGTGGCAGCCTCACTGTTGCTCTCGGCGGGTTATTTCCTCACACCGACCTACGCGATGGTGCTGGCGGTCTCGCTGGCGCTGACCATTGTCTGGACGCCACAATCGCCGATTGCCGATTCGCTGGCGCTTTCGGGCGTGCGCCGCTTCGGCTCGAATTACGCCAGCATGCGCAAATGGGGTTCGATCTGCTATCTCTGCGCCAATGTCGCGGGCGGCTTCATCCTGGCGGCCACCGGCCCTCAAGCCGTTCCGGTGATCATATTCCTCGCCCTTGGCGCGGCACTCATCGCCGGGCTGCTGGCGCCGCGCATGGGGCGGCCGCGCAAGGCTTCGCCGCTGTCGGCCACGGAAATCCAGCACGCGGCGCCCAGCCTGTTCAATGCCTATTTCCTCTATTTCACCTTTGGCGTCGGCACCATTACCGCCAGCCACGCCTTCCTCTACGGCTTTGTTTCCATCTATTGGAAATCGATCGGCATCAGCGATTCCGTCGTCGGCCTGTTGTGGGCTTGGGGCGTCGTGTCCGAAGTCTGCATGTTTTTGTTTTTCAATCGCATTTTCGCCTCGGTGTCGGTCGTCAAGGTGATGGTGATCGCCGGCATCGGGTCGATCGTGCGCTGGATCATCTTCCCCCTGATATGGCCGCTCGGCCTTGGCATCGCCGGCTTCTTCGCCGTGCAATCGCTGCATTCGGTGTCTGTCGCCATGGTGCTGATCGGCCTGCAAAGAATGATCGCTGAAACCGTCTCCGAAGAGCGTACCGGTGCCGCGCAAGGCATCGCCTATTTCTTCAACGGCTTCTTCATGGCCGCCGTCACGCTTGCTTCCGGCCCGCTTTATGATCGTCTCGGCGTCGACGGGTTCCTGGTGATGATCCCGATTGCGATCGTTGGACTGGTGCTGATCGGGCTTGCGGCGCGCTCAGCCCCAAAGCGCCCGGTCCGGGGGTGA
- a CDS encoding MlaE family ABC transporter permease, whose translation MLTIDKRDASGTTASEADHQPRVAVGEEGGVLGCAFSGVWTTRTVALIDAEMRKIEKRSGFKTLALNLSHIEKIDTAGAWLIDRLVSVFEKKNVEVRMQGQSEIASILLDAVAEAVRREPESAPARPPNIVIRALEAIGRRVYEMRDDFLASMNILGATIRGAQMKLGRGHGVNPAAIFNQIDRMGVGAIPVVVLMSAIVGAIVAQQGAYQLSYFGADLLVVDLVGVLILRELGVLMTAIMIAGRSGSAITAEIGSMKMREEVDALKVIGLNPIGVLVFPRLVALVIALPCLTIIANFAALGGGMAAAWLYSGITPTAFLDRLRVAIDLSTIFAGLIKAPFMAMIIGTIASVEGMKVGGSAESLGQHVTASVVKSIFIVIILDGLFAIFYAAIEF comes from the coding sequence ATGTTGACCATCGACAAGCGCGACGCAAGCGGCACGACCGCCTCGGAGGCTGACCACCAACCGCGCGTGGCGGTCGGCGAGGAGGGTGGCGTTCTCGGCTGCGCTTTCTCCGGAGTCTGGACGACACGGACCGTGGCGCTGATCGACGCCGAAATGCGCAAGATCGAGAAACGAAGCGGTTTCAAAACCTTGGCCCTCAATCTCTCCCATATCGAGAAGATCGACACGGCCGGCGCATGGCTGATCGACCGGCTGGTCAGCGTCTTCGAGAAGAAGAACGTCGAGGTCCGGATGCAAGGCCAAAGCGAGATCGCTTCCATCCTGCTCGACGCGGTCGCCGAGGCTGTCCGGCGCGAACCCGAATCCGCACCGGCGCGGCCGCCCAACATCGTCATTCGGGCGCTGGAAGCGATTGGCCGGCGCGTCTACGAAATGCGCGACGATTTCCTCGCCTCGATGAATATTCTGGGCGCAACCATCCGCGGCGCGCAGATGAAGCTCGGGCGCGGCCACGGCGTCAACCCGGCGGCAATCTTCAACCAGATCGATCGCATGGGAGTCGGCGCCATACCGGTGGTGGTGCTGATGTCGGCGATCGTCGGCGCCATCGTTGCCCAACAAGGCGCCTATCAGCTCAGCTATTTCGGCGCCGACCTCCTTGTCGTCGACCTCGTCGGCGTGCTGATCCTGCGCGAGCTTGGCGTGCTGATGACCGCGATCATGATCGCCGGCCGCTCTGGTAGCGCGATCACCGCCGAGATCGGCTCGATGAAGATGCGCGAGGAGGTCGACGCACTGAAGGTTATCGGCCTCAACCCTATCGGCGTTCTGGTGTTTCCGCGGCTGGTCGCGCTTGTCATCGCCTTGCCTTGCCTGACCATCATCGCCAATTTCGCCGCACTTGGCGGCGGCATGGCCGCTGCCTGGCTTTATTCCGGCATCACACCAACGGCGTTTCTGGACCGGTTGCGCGTGGCAATCGACCTCAGCACCATTTTTGCCGGGCTGATCAAGGCGCCTTTCATGGCCATGATCATCGGCACGATCGCCTCGGTCGAAGGTATGAAGGTCGGCGGGAGTGCCGAATCGCTCGGCCAGCACGTGACAGCCTCGGTGGTGAAGTCGATCTTCATCGTCATCATCCTGGATGGGCTTTTCGCCATCTTCTACGCAGCGATCGAGTTCTGA
- a CDS encoding glutamate--tRNA ligase: protein MTVTVRFAPSPTGRIHIGNARTALFNWLFALNNKGRFIQRFDDTDSARSKQEFADAILYDLHWLGIFPDATEYQSRRFEIYDAAVERLKAAGVLYACYETPEELDLRRKVRRTRGLPPVYGREALALTREQVAEYQSDGRRPHWRFLLPNFTGDPQQPERTEVHWNDLVRGEETVDLASLSDPVLVREDGTYLYTLPSVVDDIEMGVSHVIRGDDHVTNTGVQIALFKALGAEPPVLGHHNLLTTVSGEGLSKRTGALSIESLREDGIEPMAVASLAVLVGTSENVAAAHDLGELAGHFDPAATSKSSAKFDPDELFVLNRVLLHHMPFDEARDRLMVLGISGEQAEPFWLAVRGNLDRLADAVGWWRILREGSPDRPEFSDDDREFLGQAFDLLPEEPWNGTVWKDWTGKIREATGRKGKGLFMPLRLALTGLPSGPELADLLPLMGREGTLARRP from the coding sequence ATGACAGTTACCGTTCGTTTCGCCCCATCACCGACCGGCCGCATCCATATCGGCAATGCGCGCACCGCTCTGTTCAACTGGCTGTTTGCCCTCAACAACAAGGGCCGCTTCATCCAGCGCTTCGACGACACCGACAGCGCGCGCTCGAAGCAGGAATTCGCCGACGCCATCCTCTACGACCTGCATTGGCTGGGCATTTTTCCAGACGCGACCGAATATCAGTCACGGCGCTTCGAAATCTACGACGCGGCAGTCGAGCGGCTGAAGGCGGCGGGTGTTCTCTACGCCTGCTACGAAACTCCGGAGGAACTCGATCTCCGGCGAAAAGTGCGCCGCACGCGCGGTCTGCCGCCCGTCTATGGCCGCGAGGCGCTGGCGCTGACGCGAGAGCAGGTGGCCGAGTATCAGAGCGACGGCCGTCGGCCGCACTGGCGCTTCCTGTTGCCCAATTTCACTGGGGATCCGCAGCAGCCGGAGCGCACCGAGGTGCATTGGAACGATCTGGTGCGCGGCGAGGAAACGGTCGATCTGGCCTCGCTCTCCGACCCGGTCCTGGTGCGCGAGGACGGCACCTATCTCTACACGCTGCCTTCCGTCGTCGACGACATCGAGATGGGTGTCAGCCATGTCATTCGCGGCGACGACCATGTCACCAACACCGGCGTGCAGATCGCCTTGTTCAAGGCGCTGGGCGCCGAGCCGCCAGTCCTCGGCCACCACAACCTTTTGACCACCGTCTCGGGCGAGGGGCTGTCGAAGCGCACAGGCGCGCTCTCGATTGAAAGCCTGCGCGAGGACGGCATCGAGCCCATGGCCGTCGCTTCCCTGGCAGTGCTGGTCGGCACTTCGGAAAATGTAGCGGCCGCGCATGATTTGGGCGAACTCGCCGGTCATTTCGACCCGGCCGCAACTTCGAAGTCGTCGGCCAAGTTCGATCCGGACGAGCTTTTCGTGCTCAACCGCGTGCTGCTGCACCATATGCCGTTCGACGAGGCGCGAGACAGGCTGATGGTGCTTGGCATCTCCGGCGAACAAGCCGAGCCGTTCTGGCTGGCGGTGCGCGGCAACCTCGACCGACTTGCCGATGCAGTGGGCTGGTGGCGTATCCTGCGCGAGGGGTCACCGGACAGGCCGGAGTTCTCCGACGATGATCGTGAGTTCCTCGGACAGGCGTTCGATCTGCTGCCGGAGGAGCCCTGGAATGGCACGGTCTGGAAGGACTGGACCGGCAAGATCAGGGAAGCGACCGGCCGCAAGGGCAAGGGGCTGTTCATGCCGCTGAGGCTTGCCCTTACTGGACTGCCTTCGGGGCCGGAGCTTGCAGATTTATTGCCGCTGATGGGTCGGGAAGGAACGTTGGCCCGACGACCCTGA
- a CDS encoding NADP-dependent malic enzyme, with product MEGENKKTARSDLDEAALYFHKYPRPGKLEIQATKPLGNQRDLALAYSPGVAAPCLEIRDDPATAADYTARANLVGVVSNGSAVLGLGNIGPLASKPVMEGKAVLFKKFAGIDVFDIEIDAPGIERMVETISALEPTFGGINLEDIKAPECFEVEEQLKARMKIPVFHDDQHGTAIIVAAAVLNGLEFAGKTISDIKVVTSGAGAAALACLNLLVSLGVRVENIWVTDRFGVAYEGRVEEMDRWKDPYVKDTEARTLADVIPGADVFLGLSAAGVLKPELLQHMAPKPLILALANPNPEIMPEEARAARPDAMICTGRSDFPNQVNNVLCFPYIFRGALDCGASAINEEMKMAAVRAIAALAREEPSDVAARAYSGETPIFGPEFLIPSPFDPRLILRIAPAVAKAACDTGVATRPITDFAAYIDKLNRFVFRSGLVMKPVFSSAKASSAKRVIYADGEDERVLRAAQVVLEEGIAEPILIGRPHVIEVRLKRYGLRIKPGVDFGLINPEDDPRYRHYVDLLIELAGRRGVTTEAARTMVRTDNTVIAALALKRGDADAMICGLEGRFERHLRNVTLIIGPRPGIKDHDLSTLSMLISQRGIIFLTDTHVSVDPTAEEVAEMTVLAAEEIQRFGIEPKAALLSHSDFGSRDSPSALKMRQAAAILARIAPELECDGEMHADTALSEHLRQRVYPHSRLKGEANLLVFPNLDSANITLTALRTMMDALHVGPILLGTDMPAHILTPSVTSRGVVNMTALAVVEAAHKAQAVVNLS from the coding sequence ATGGAAGGCGAGAACAAGAAAACGGCACGTTCGGACCTCGACGAAGCCGCGCTCTACTTCCACAAGTATCCGAGGCCGGGAAAGCTCGAAATCCAGGCAACCAAGCCGCTTGGCAACCAGCGCGACCTGGCGCTTGCCTATTCGCCGGGCGTCGCCGCGCCTTGCCTGGAAATCCGCGACGATCCAGCAACCGCCGCCGACTACACGGCGCGCGCCAATCTGGTTGGTGTCGTCTCCAACGGATCGGCCGTGCTCGGCCTTGGCAATATCGGCCCGCTGGCCTCCAAGCCGGTGATGGAAGGCAAGGCCGTCCTGTTCAAGAAATTCGCCGGCATCGACGTCTTCGACATCGAGATCGACGCCCCTGGGATCGAGCGCATGGTCGAGACGATCTCGGCGCTGGAGCCGACCTTCGGCGGCATCAACCTCGAGGACATCAAGGCACCTGAATGCTTCGAGGTCGAGGAACAGCTCAAGGCGCGCATGAAGATACCGGTGTTCCACGACGACCAGCATGGCACCGCGATCATCGTCGCCGCCGCGGTGCTCAACGGTCTGGAATTCGCAGGCAAGACCATATCGGACATCAAGGTCGTCACATCAGGAGCGGGTGCGGCTGCCCTTGCCTGCCTCAATCTTTTGGTCTCGCTCGGCGTGCGGGTTGAAAACATCTGGGTCACCGACCGTTTCGGCGTCGCCTACGAAGGCCGCGTCGAAGAGATGGACCGCTGGAAAGATCCCTATGTGAAAGACACTGAGGCGCGCACGCTGGCCGATGTCATTCCGGGCGCCGACGTCTTCCTCGGCCTCTCGGCAGCCGGCGTGCTGAAGCCTGAACTGCTCCAGCACATGGCGCCAAAACCGTTGATCCTGGCGCTGGCCAACCCCAATCCGGAGATCATGCCGGAAGAGGCGCGCGCCGCCCGCCCCGATGCCATGATCTGCACTGGCCGCTCCGATTTTCCCAATCAGGTCAACAACGTCCTGTGCTTTCCCTACATCTTCCGCGGCGCGCTCGACTGCGGCGCCAGTGCCATCAACGAAGAGATGAAGATGGCGGCCGTGCGGGCCATCGCGGCCCTTGCCCGCGAAGAGCCTTCGGACGTCGCCGCACGTGCCTATTCGGGCGAGACGCCGATCTTCGGACCCGAATTCCTGATCCCCTCGCCCTTCGATCCCAGGCTCATCCTGCGCATCGCGCCGGCCGTCGCCAAGGCAGCCTGCGACACCGGTGTGGCGACACGGCCGATCACCGATTTCGCCGCCTATATCGACAAGCTCAACCGCTTCGTCTTCCGTTCCGGCCTGGTGATGAAGCCGGTGTTCTCATCCGCCAAGGCATCGAGCGCCAAGCGCGTTATCTATGCCGATGGCGAGGATGAGCGCGTGCTGCGCGCCGCCCAGGTTGTGCTCGAGGAAGGCATCGCCGAACCGATCCTGATCGGCCGTCCGCACGTCATCGAAGTCAGGCTGAAGCGCTACGGCCTGCGCATCAAGCCGGGGGTCGATTTCGGCCTGATCAACCCTGAGGACGATCCGCGCTACCGCCACTATGTCGATCTGCTGATCGAGCTCGCCGGCCGGCGCGGCGTGACGACTGAGGCGGCGCGCACCATGGTGCGCACCGACAACACGGTGATCGCCGCACTGGCACTGAAGCGCGGCGATGCCGACGCCATGATCTGCGGCCTCGAAGGACGCTTTGAGCGGCATCTGCGCAACGTGACGCTGATCATCGGCCCCCGCCCGGGCATCAAGGACCATGACCTGTCGACACTGTCGATGCTGATTTCGCAGCGAGGCATCATCTTCCTCACCGATACCCACGTCTCGGTCGACCCAACGGCTGAGGAGGTCGCCGAGATGACCGTGCTGGCGGCTGAAGAAATCCAGCGCTTCGGCATTGAACCGAAGGCGGCGCTTCTGTCGCATTCGGATTTCGGCTCGCGCGATTCGCCAAGCGCGCTGAAGATGCGGCAGGCGGCGGCGATCCTGGCGCGCATCGCTCCGGAGCTCGAATGCGATGGCGAAATGCATGCCGATACCGCTCTGTCCGAGCATCTGCGCCAGCGCGTCTATCCCCACTCCAGGCTGAAGGGCGAAGCCAATCTGCTGGTTTTCCCCAATCTGGACTCGGCCAACATTACCTTGACCGCGCTTAGAACCATGATGGACGCGCTGCATGTCGGGCCGATCCTGCTCGGCACGGATATGCCGGCGCACATATTGACGCCTTCGGTCACATCTCGCGGCGTGGTCAACATGACGGCGCTGGCGGTGGTCGAGGCCGCACACAAGGCGCAGGCAGTCGTCAATCTCAGCTGA